A DNA window from Hominilimicola fabiformis contains the following coding sequences:
- a CDS encoding helix-turn-helix domain-containing protein: MIFVDLKNRTAEKAINGDCDAQILMLKRYERYINKVSMVTKKDRFGNLIRYVDEDFKAEIQMRYLEELLKCKVIKNDNNTK; encoded by the coding sequence GTGATATTCGTGGACCTTAAGAATCGAACTGCAGAAAAAGCTATCAACGGGGATTGTGATGCACAGATATTAATGTTGAAACGCTATGAGAGATATATAAATAAAGTTTCAATGGTTACTAAAAAAGATAGGTTTGGAAATTTGATAAGATATGTAGACGAAGATTTTAAAGCAGAGATACAGATGAGGTATCTTGAAGAACTTTTGAAATGTAAGGTGATAAAAAATGATAACAATACAAAGTGA
- a CDS encoding phage holin yields the protein MINWKIRFKNPVFYIQLIVSIISSIFAYMGITASEITSWYKLFEIIRQAFSNPYIIFIMVISIYNFLIDPTTKGISDSKKAMTYDEPNI from the coding sequence ATGATTAATTGGAAAATAAGATTTAAAAATCCTGTGTTCTATATTCAGCTAATAGTTTCAATAATCTCATCTATTTTTGCCTATATGGGAATAACAGCCTCTGAAATAACGTCATGGTATAAACTATTTGAGATTATTCGTCAAGCTTTTTCAAACCCATATATAATTTTTATTATGGTTATAAGTATTTATAATTTTTTAATTGATCCTACAACAAAAGGTATAAGTGACAGCAAAAAAGCTATGACATATGATGAACCTAACATATAA
- a CDS encoding sigma-70 family RNA polymerase sigma factor encodes MKIKYEFADGDVEVDVPNEWASILVELDRLERNNDKKERRRHYSLDACVYEGIVYASEDKNLTAIFETDSKFGRLTEAIKYLSDKQKSLIQAVYFDGMSVSDCAKHMGISQSAVSQQLKTIYKKLKKFL; translated from the coding sequence ATGAAAATTAAATATGAGTTTGCGGACGGAGATGTGGAAGTTGATGTTCCTAATGAATGGGCGAGTATTCTTGTGGAACTGGACAGACTGGAGAGGAATAATGATAAGAAGGAAAGACGCAGGCACTATTCGCTTGATGCGTGTGTATATGAAGGAATTGTTTATGCGTCGGAGGACAAAAATCTTACGGCGATTTTTGAAACAGACAGTAAGTTCGGAAGATTAACAGAAGCGATAAAATATCTTTCGGATAAGCAGAAGTCCCTTATACAGGCTGTATATTTTGACGGAATGTCTGTAAGTGATTGTGCGAAACATATGGGGATAAGTCAGTCGGCAGTATCACAGCAGTTAAAAACAATTTATAAAAAGCTGAAAAAGTTTTTATAA
- a CDS encoding N-acetylmuramoyl-L-alanine amidase — MNVLLIAGHGNGDSGAVGNGYEEAELTREFAVLLKENLKSFCNVTLADTNRNWFEFLGSNNYDFSKYNYVLEIHFNSGGGSGSEIFVTTAESGITVENEILKNLCNCVKYHNRGVKRKDFRVISKIKSQGVCSALLEVCFIDNSNDIEIYQKNKNKLATAVAKGIATGFNLKYISDKNSPHSTDVSEKAKDAIDWCSKYNILPPDIISDMDDQKILLCIGLYNTVKFLAEHI, encoded by the coding sequence ATGAACGTTTTATTAATTGCAGGTCACGGAAATGGTGACAGCGGTGCTGTCGGCAATGGTTATGAAGAAGCTGAGTTGACCAGAGAATTTGCTGTATTGCTAAAAGAAAATTTAAAATCTTTTTGCAATGTAACATTGGCAGATACTAATCGTAATTGGTTTGAATTCTTAGGTTCTAATAATTATGATTTTTCAAAATATAACTACGTTTTGGAAATTCATTTTAATTCAGGAGGTGGCTCTGGAAGTGAAATATTTGTTACCACAGCTGAAAGTGGAATAACTGTTGAAAACGAAATTCTAAAAAACTTATGTAATTGCGTTAAATATCACAACAGAGGTGTCAAAAGAAAAGATTTCCGTGTTATTTCAAAAATAAAATCTCAGGGAGTTTGTTCAGCATTGCTTGAGGTATGTTTCATAGATAACAGCAATGATATTGAAATATATCAAAAAAACAAAAATAAGCTTGCTACTGCAGTTGCAAAAGGAATTGCAACTGGATTCAATTTAAAATATATTTCGGATAAAAATAGCCCCCATAGTACAGATGTTTCTGAAAAAGCAAAAGATGCTATAGATTGGTGCTCTAAATACAATATATTGCCTCCAGATATTATATCAGACATGGATGATCAAAAAATATTATTATGCATTGGTCTATATAACACAGTTAAATTTTTAGCAGAACATATTTAA
- a CDS encoding DUF3825 domain-containing protein, whose product MITIQSDLFEFAYVPDWYRHLHDLKCMALPEAWQFKKPAVETKNAETPILERYIHTIFRKQAIEFNSEQEDNKALKYFYIENECACFHTGLYTPSYKGIYGCFFRNKKQDSMLEWYFKGFCDEMSPWLKYIEPLPERPVYHMTQQGLNFNPEWSIRVNVEHILGDEENLNRIPAKIRKAKNLPLLLETAVELARRKAVIEPGLISAQGYMGRVQYLLPIYLTKMNKPDLAMTLTVMDGYYLGNTCLTLEMAYLNARAIAKPSAPWLLELIK is encoded by the coding sequence ATGATAACAATACAAAGTGACTTATTTGAGTTTGCTTATGTACCCGATTGGTACAGGCATCTTCATGATTTAAAATGTATGGCATTGCCGGAGGCATGGCAGTTCAAGAAACCGGCAGTTGAAACAAAGAATGCAGAAACACCGATATTGGAACGATATATACATACAATTTTTCGTAAACAGGCTATTGAATTCAACTCAGAACAAGAAGATAATAAAGCATTAAAATATTTTTACATTGAGAATGAATGTGCCTGCTTTCATACAGGATTATACACCCCGAGCTATAAAGGCATATATGGCTGCTTTTTCAGAAATAAAAAGCAGGATTCTATGCTTGAATGGTATTTTAAAGGCTTTTGTGATGAAATGTCACCATGGCTTAAATATATAGAGCCGTTGCCTGAACGACCGGTGTATCATATGACACAGCAAGGTTTGAATTTTAATCCCGAATGGTCAATAAGGGTAAATGTTGAGCATATTTTGGGTGATGAAGAAAATCTAAATAGAATTCCCGCAAAAATAAGAAAGGCTAAAAATTTGCCGTTGCTGTTGGAAACTGCGGTGGAACTTGCAAGGCGAAAAGCAGTTATAGAACCGGGACTTATTTCTGCACAGGGATATATGGGGAGAGTGCAATATTTACTTCCGATATATCTTACTAAAATGAATAAGCCGGATTTGGCAATGACACTGACAGTTATGGACGGATACTATTTAGGAAACACTTGTCTGACTCTTGAAATGGCATATCTCAATGCTCGGGCAATAGCCAAACCATCAGCACCATGGCTTTTGGAGCTTATAAAATAA
- a CDS encoding sigma factor-like helix-turn-helix DNA-binding protein, producing the protein MLNSSYDGEIEQWDMIDKYSMNVIYTASVDIRRRMSAKKRSFDFVEFDTDLVGEQDIYPSEYVISDNSGHCCNVKNEWLYEAMLFLDDKLKEVLILKYWYLLSRRDIAKILNVSEKTITNWKNKAFKLIKNYKERRLECDIRGP; encoded by the coding sequence ATGCTTAATTCCTCATATGATGGTGAAATAGAACAATGGGATATGATTGATAAGTATAGTATGAATGTTATATATACTGCATCAGTTGATATACGTCGCAGAATGAGCGCAAAGAAAAGAAGTTTTGATTTTGTTGAGTTTGATACAGATTTAGTAGGAGAACAAGATATATATCCAAGTGAATATGTTATTTCTGATAACAGCGGACATTGTTGCAATGTTAAGAATGAATGGTTGTATGAAGCTATGTTATTTCTTGATGATAAATTAAAAGAAGTGTTGATATTAAAATATTGGTATTTATTATCAAGAAGAGATATTGCAAAGATATTAAACGTTTCAGAGAAAACTATTACAAATTGGAAAAACAAAGCTTTTAAGCTAATAAAAAATTATAAAGAAAGGAGATTGGAGTGTGATATTCGTGGACCTTAA